A genome region from Panthera leo isolate Ple1 chromosome A2, P.leo_Ple1_pat1.1, whole genome shotgun sequence includes the following:
- the PTPN23 gene encoding tyrosine-protein phosphatase non-receptor type 23 isoform X3 yields MGSGQEAAVPVTWTEIFSGKSVAHEDIKYEQACILYNLGALHSMLGAMDKRVSEEGMKVSCTHFQCAAGAFAYLREHFPHAYSVDMSRQILTLNVNLMLGQAQECLLEKSMLDNRKSFLVARISAQVVDYYKEACRALENPDTASLLGRIQKDWKKLVQMKIYYFAAVAHLHMGKQAEEQQKFGERVAYFQSALDKLNEAIKLAKGQPDTVQDALRFTMDVIGGKYNSAKKDNDFIYHEAVPVLDTLQPVKGAPLVKPLPVNPTDPAVTGPDIFAKLVPMAAHEASSLYSEEKAKLLREMMAKIEDKNEVLDQFMDSMQLDPETVDNLDAYSHIPPQLMEKCAALSVRPDTVRNLVQSMQVLSGVFTDVEASLKDIRELLEEDELLEQKLQETLGQAGASLAGGAGSKAELAEVRRDWAKYMEVHEKASFTNSELHRAMNLHVGNLRLLSGPLDQVRAALPTPALTPEDKAVLQNLKRILAKVQEMRDQRVSLEQQLRELIQKDDITASLVTTDHSEIKKLFEEQLKKYDQLRVYLEQNLAAQDNVLRALTEANVQYAAVRRVLSDLDQKWKSTLQTLVASCEAYEDLMKKSQEGKDFYADLESKVAALLERAQSTCQAREAARQQLLDRELKKKPPPRPTAPKPLLPRREEGEAVETGDLPEELRSLPPDVVAGPRPPDTYLGAAAPLHFPPGPFPSVAGPGPHYLSGPLPPGTYSGHTQVLPPRVPQAPGHPAMAMAPGPALYPAPAYTPELGLVPRSSPQHGVVSSPYAGVGPPPPVAGLPSAPPPQFSGPELAMGVRPATTTVDSIQAPISSHTAPRPNASPAPPQPCFPVSPPQPQLLPAPYTYSLGTKQPLTAPPAQHHFPPGIPPGFPAPRVGPQPQPQPQPQPHPTGVPFGPQPPQQPLPLQHPNLFPPQAPGRVPLQPSQPPQPPYPFTPQPGVLGQPTPPLHTQLYPGPSQDPLPPHSGALPFPSPGPPQSPHPTLAYGPAPSSRPLGPQAAPLSIRGPSPAGQPTPNPHLVPSPAPSPGPGPVPPQPPAAEPPPCARRGTATADLLSSSPESQHGGTQPPGGGQPLLQPTKVDAAEGRRPQALRLIERDPYERPERLQQLQQELEAFRGQLGDAGALDAVWRELQEAQEQDARGRSIAIARCYSLKNRHQDVMPYDSNRVVLRSGKDDYINASRVEGLSPYCPPLVATQAPLPGTAADFWLMVHEQKVSVIVMLVSEAEMEKQKVARYFPTERGQPMVHGALSLALSSVRATETHVERVLSLQFRDQSLKRSLVHLHFPTWPELGLPDSPSNLLRFIQEVHAHYLHQRPLHTPVIVHCSSGVGRTGAFALLYAAVQEVEAGNGIPELPRLVRRMRQQRKHMLQEKLHLRFCHEAVVRHVEQVLQRHGVPPPGRAPAGTGSSQKNHLPQDSQDLVLGGDVPISSIQATIAKLSIRPAGGLDSPAAGLPAPVEPPGLPPASLPESAQLPSSSPPPLSSPLPEVPQPEEEQPAPAPPSLGPPSSSLELLASLTPEAFSLDSSLRGKQRMSKQNFLQAHNGQGLRAARPTDDPLSLLDPLWTLNKT; encoded by the exons ATGGGCTCGGGCCAAGAGGCCGCTGTTCCTGTCACCTG GACCGAGATCTTCTCTGGCAAGTCTGTGGCCCATGAGGACATCAAGTATGAGCAGGCCTGCATTCTCTACAACCTCG GGGCACTGCACTCCATGTTGGGGGCCATGGACAAGCGGGTGtctgaggag GGCATGAAGGTCTCCTGCACTCACTTCCAGTGCGCGGCAGGCGCCTTTGCCTACCTGCGCGAGCACTTCCCTCATGCCTACAGCGTTGACATGAGCCGCCAGATCCTCACTCTCAATGTCAACCTCATGCTG GGCCAGGCTCAGGAGTGCCTTCTGGAGAAGTCAATGTTGGACAACAGGAAGAGCTTTCTGGTGGCCCGCATCAGCGCACAG GTGGTGGATTACTACAAGGAGGCATGCCGGGCCTTGGAGAACCCTGACACCGCCTCGCTGCTGGGCCGGATCCAGAAGGACTGGAAGAAGCTCGTACAGATGAAGATCTACTACTTTGCAGCTGTGGCTCAT CTGCACATGGGGAAGCAGGCTGAGGAGCAGCAGAAGTTCGGGGAGCGG GTCGCATACTTCCAGAGTGCCCTGGACAAGCTTAATGAAGCCATCAAGTTAGCCAAG GGCCAGCCTGACACTGTGCAAGATGCGCTTCGCTTCACTATGGATGTCATTGGGGGAAA GTACAATTCTGCCAAAAAGGACAATGACTTCATCTACCACGAGGCTGTCCCAGTACTGGACACCCTGCAGCCCGTGAAAG gtgcccccttggtAAAGCCCTTACCAGTGAACCCCACAGACCCGGCCGTTACGGGTCCTGACATCTTTGCCAAACTGGTACCCATGGCTGCCCACGAAGCGTCGTCACTGTACAG TGAGGAGAAGGCCAAGCTGCTTCGGGAGATGATGGCCAAGATTGAGGACAAGAATGAAGTCCTGGA CCAGTTCATGGATTCGATGCAGTTGGATCCGGAGACCGTGGACAACCTTGATGCGTACAGCCACATCCCGCCCCAGCTTATGGAAAAGTGTGCCGCTCTCAGTGTCCGGCCCGACACCGTCAGGAACCTTGTCCAGTCCATGCAGG TGCTGTCAGGTGTGTTCACGGATGTGGAGGCCTCCCTGAAGGACATCAGGGAGCTGCTGGAGGAGGATGAGCTGCTTGAGCAGAAGTTGCAGGAGACCCTGGGCCAGGCCGGGGCCAGCCTGGCGGGAGGGGCCGGCTCCAAGGCGGAGCTGGCCGAGGTGAGGCGAGACTGGGCCAAGTACATGGAGGTCCACGAGAAGGCCTCCTTCACCAACAGCGAGCTGCACCGCGCCATGAATCTGCACGTCGGTAACCTGCGCCTGCTCAGCGGGCCGCTGGACCAGGTCCGGGCTGCCCTGCCCACGCCAGCCCTCACCCCAG AGGACAAGGCCGTGCTGCAGAATCTGAAGCGCATCCTGGCCAAGGTGCAGGAGATGCGGGACCAGCGCGTGTCCCTGGAGCAGCAGCTGCGTGAGCTTATCCAGAAGGATGACATCACCGCGTCACTGGTGACCACGGACCACTCGGAGATAAAG AAGCTGTTCGAGGAGCAGCTGAAGAAGTATGACCAGCTGAGGGTGTACCTGGAGCAGAACCTGGCCGCCCAGGACAACGTGCTGCGGGCGCTGACGGAGGCCAACGTGCAGTACGCGGCCGTGCGGCGGGTGCTCAGTGACCTGGACCAAAA GTGGAAGTCCACACTGCAGACCCTGGTGGCCTCCTGTGAAGCCTACGAGGACCTGATGAAAAAGTCCCAGGAGGGCAAGGACTTCTATGCCGACCTGGAGAGCAAGGTGGCTGCCCTCTTGGAACGGGCCCAGTCCACCTGCCAGGCCCGAGAGGCTGCCCGCCAGCAGCTCCTGGACAG GGAGCTGAAGAAGAAGCCACCCCCACGGCCCACAGCCCCGAAGCCGCTGCTGCCccggagggaggaaggagaggcggTAGAGACCGGAGACCTGCCTGAAGAGCTGCGCAGCCTGCCTCCAGACGTGGTGGCCGGCCCGCGGCCACCCGACACCTACTTGGGAGCCGCCGCCCCTCTCCACTTTCCTCCCGGCCCCTTCCCCAGTGTTGCAGGCCCGGGACCCCACTATCTCTCAGGACCCTTACCTCCTGGTACCTACTCGGGCCACACCCAGGTAttgccacccagggtcccccaggCCCCGGGACACCCTGCAATGGCCATGGCCCCCGGACCTGCCCTCTACCCGGCCCCTGCCTACACACCGGAGCTGGGCCTCGTGCCCCGATCCTCCCCACAGCACGGCGTGGTGAGCAGCCCCTATGCGGGGGTAGGGCCACCCCCACCGGTGGCAGGCCTACCCTCAGCCCCACCTCCCCAGTTTTCGGGCCCCGAGTTGGCCATGGGGGTTCGGCCAGCCACCACCACGGTAGATAGCATCCAGGCCCCCATCTCCAGCCACACGGCACCACGGCCAAACGCTagccctgctcctccccagccctgcttcccGGTGTCCCCACCGCAGCCACAACTGCTCCCTGCACCCTACACCTACTCTCTGGGGACCAAGCAACCCCTCACAGCTCCCCCTGCCCAGCACCACTTTCCTCCTGGGATTCCCCCAGGTTTTCCAGCCCCGAGGgtggggccccagccccagcctcagcctcagcctcagccccaTCCCACAGGAGTACCATTTGGGCCCCAGCCCCCCCAGCAGCCCCTTCCACTCCAGCATCCGAACCTCTTCCCACCCCAGGCTCCAGGGCGGGTacccctccagccctcccagcccccccaGCCTCCCTATCCCTTTACCCCTCAGCCTGGCGTCCTGGGACAGCCAACGCCGCCCCTGCACACACAGCTCTACCCGGGCCCCTCTCAGGACCCTCTGCCCCCCCATTCAggggctctgcccttccccagccctgggccacctcagtctccccatcccACCTTGGCATATggtcctgccccttcctcccggCCTCTGGGCCCTCAGGCAGCCCCTCTCTCCATTCGAGGTCCCTCACCTGCTGGCCAGCCCACGCCCAACCCCCACCTGGTGCCTTCTCCGGCCCCATCACCGGGGCCTGGCCCAGTACCTCCTCAGCCCCCCGCAGCAGAGCCGCCCCCATGTGCGCGCCGGGGCACCGCGACCGCGGACCTGCTCTCCTCCAGCCCTGAGAGTCAGCACGGGGGCACACAGCCTCCCGGGGGTGGGCAGCCCCTGCTGCAGCCTACGAAGGTGGACGCGGCTGAGGGCCGCCGGCCACAGGCCCTGCGGCTGATTGAGCGGGACCCCTACGAGCGCCCCGAGAGGCTGCAGCAGTTGCAGCAGGAGCTGGAGGCCTTCAGGGGCCAGCTGGGCGACGCAGGGGCTCTGGATGCCGTGTGGCGAGAGCTGCAGGAAGCACAGGAACAGGACGCCCGGGGCCGGTCCATCGCCATCGCGCGCTGCTACTCGCTGAAGAACCGGCACCAGGACGTCATGCCCTATGACAGTAACCGCGTGGTGCTGCGCTCGGGCAAGGATGACTACATCAACGCCAGCCGCGTGGAGGGGCTCTCGCCGTACTGCCCGCCCTTggtggccacccaggcaccactgccCGGCACAGCCGCTGACTTCTGGCTCATGGTGCACGAGCAGAAGGTGTCGGTCATTGTCATGCTGGTGTCCGAGGCTGAGATGGAGAAG cAAAAGGTGGCACGCTATTTCCCCACTGAGAGGGGCCAGCCCATGGTGCACGGTGCCCTGAGCCTGGCGCTGAGCAGCGTCCGCGCCACCGAGACCCACGTGGAGCGCGTGCTGAGCCTGCAGTTCCGCGACCAGAGCCTCAAGCGCTCGCTCGTGCACCTCCACTTCCCCACGTGGCCCGAGTT agGCCTGCCTGACAGCCCCAGCAACTTGCTGCGCTTCATCCAGGAGGTGCACGCGCACTACCTGCATCAGCGGCCCCTGCACACGCCGGTCATCGTGCACTGCAG CTCCGGGGTGGGCCGGACGGGGGCCTTTGCGCTGCTCTACGCGGCTGTGCAGGAGGTGGAGGCCGGCAACGGGATCCCCGAGCTGCCCCGGCTGGTGCGGCGCATGCGGCAGCAGAGGAAACACATGCTGCAGGAGAAA CTGCACCTCAGGTTCTGCCACGAGGCGGTGGTGAGACACGTGGAGCAAGTGCTGCAGCGCCACGGTGTGCCCCCTCCGGGCAGGGCTCCGGCCGGCACAGGCAGCAGTCAGAAG AATCACCTTCCTCAGGACTCCCAGGACCTGGTTCTCGGTGGAGACGTGCCCATCAGCTCCATCCAGGCCACCATCGCCAAGCTCAGCATTCGGCCTGCCGGGGGCCTGGATTCTCCGGCTGCCGGCCTCCCTGCCCCTGTAGAGCCCCCAGGCCTGCCGCCAGCCAGCCTCCCGGAGTCTGCccagctcccctcctcctccccaccccctctctcttcaCCGCTGCCCGAGGTCCCCCAGCCTGAGGAGGAACAGCCAGCACCTGCGCCTCCCAGCCTGGggcccccctcttcctccctggaGCTGTTGGCCTCCCTAACTCCGGAGGCCTTCTCCCTGGACAGCTCCTTGCGAGGAAAGCAGCGGATGAGCAAGCAGAACTTTCTGCAGGCCCATAACGGGCAGGGTCTGCGGGCTGCCAGGCCCACCGATGACCCCCTTAGCCTTCTGGATCCGCTCTGGACGCTCAACAAGACCTGA